A DNA window from Streptomyces sp. CA-278952 contains the following coding sequences:
- a CDS encoding isoprenyl transferase: MNFRDLVYRLYARRVGGRLDHDQVPKHIGVILDGNRRWAKASGGSAVQGHQAGADKISELLGWCSETDVEVVTLWMLSTDNFDRPEHELKPLLGIIENTVRNLAADGRWRVHHVGTLDLLPPETQSVLKEAQEATSDIDGIIVNVAVGYGGRQEIADAVRSLLLEHSEKGTTFEELAEVVSTDLISEHLYTRGQPDPDLVIRTSGEQRLSGFMLWQSAHSEYYFCEVFWPAFRKVDFLRALRDYAARHRRYGA; the protein is encoded by the coding sequence GTGAACTTCCGCGACCTGGTGTACAGGCTCTACGCACGCCGGGTGGGAGGCCGCCTGGACCACGACCAGGTGCCGAAGCACATCGGGGTCATCCTCGACGGCAACCGTCGCTGGGCCAAGGCGTCCGGCGGCTCGGCCGTGCAGGGCCACCAGGCCGGTGCGGACAAGATCTCCGAGCTGCTCGGCTGGTGCAGCGAGACCGATGTCGAGGTCGTCACCCTCTGGATGCTGTCCACGGACAACTTCGACCGCCCCGAGCACGAGCTGAAGCCGCTGCTCGGCATCATCGAGAACACCGTGCGCAACCTCGCCGCGGACGGGCGCTGGCGCGTCCACCACGTCGGCACGCTCGACCTGCTTCCGCCGGAGACACAGTCGGTGCTCAAGGAGGCACAGGAGGCGACGTCCGACATCGACGGAATAATCGTCAATGTCGCGGTCGGCTATGGCGGCCGCCAGGAGATCGCGGACGCGGTGCGCTCCCTGCTCCTGGAGCACTCGGAGAAGGGCACGACCTTCGAGGAGCTGGCCGAGGTCGTCTCCACCGACCTGATCTCCGAGCACCTCTACACCCGGGGCCAGCCCGACCCCGACCTGGTGATCCGGACGAGCGGCGAGCAGCGGCTCTCGGGCTTCATGCTCTGGCAGAGCGCCCACTCGGAGTACTACTTCTGCGAGGTGTTCTGGCCGGCCTTCCGCAAGGTCGACTTCCTCCGGGCGCTGCGCGACTACGCCGCACGCCACCGCCGCTACGGGGCCTGA
- the mgrA gene encoding L-glyceraldehyde 3-phosphate reductase, which produces MTDYLSPDLSYRAAGSRYDSMEYRRTGRSGLKLPALSLGLWHNFGDDRALDSQRAILRRAFDLGVTHFDLANNYGPPPGSAELNFGKLFAQDFTPYRDELVISTKAGYLMHSGPYGEWGSRKYLLSSLDASLKRMGLDYVDVFYSHRFDPHTPLEETMGALASAVQQGKALYVGVSSYNAEQTAEAAGLLKEMGVPALIHQPSYSMINRWIEDDGLLDTLEAAGMGCISFVPLAQGLLTNKYLKGIPEGSRATQGKSLDPGLLSDEVVRRLNGLNDIARGRGQSLAQLAIAWVLRDSRMTSALIGASSVQQLEENVAALAGPALTADELKEIDAFAVDTAGTNIWAGRS; this is translated from the coding sequence GTGACTGATTACCTCTCCCCCGACCTCTCCTACCGCGCCGCCGGTTCGCGCTACGACTCCATGGAGTACCGCCGGACCGGGCGCAGCGGCCTCAAGCTGCCCGCCCTCTCGCTGGGCCTGTGGCACAACTTCGGCGACGACCGGGCCCTGGACTCCCAACGGGCGATCCTGCGCCGCGCCTTCGATCTCGGGGTCACCCACTTCGATCTGGCCAACAACTACGGCCCGCCGCCCGGCTCGGCCGAGCTGAACTTCGGCAAGCTCTTCGCCCAGGACTTCACCCCGTACCGTGACGAACTGGTCATTTCCACCAAGGCCGGTTATCTGATGCACTCCGGCCCGTACGGCGAGTGGGGCTCCCGGAAGTATCTGCTGTCCTCGCTCGACGCCTCCCTGAAGCGGATGGGCCTCGATTACGTCGACGTCTTCTACTCGCACCGCTTCGACCCGCACACCCCGCTCGAGGAGACGATGGGCGCCCTGGCGTCCGCCGTTCAGCAGGGCAAGGCCCTGTACGTGGGCGTCTCCTCGTACAACGCGGAGCAGACCGCCGAGGCGGCCGGCCTGCTCAAGGAGATGGGCGTGCCGGCGCTGATCCACCAGCCGTCCTACTCCATGATCAACCGCTGGATCGAGGACGACGGGCTGCTCGACACCCTGGAGGCGGCCGGGATGGGCTGCATCTCCTTCGTGCCGCTCGCACAGGGCCTGCTCACGAACAAGTACCTGAAGGGCATTCCGGAGGGCTCGCGCGCCACCCAGGGCAAGTCGCTCGACCCGGGCCTGCTCTCCGACGAGGTGGTCCGCCGCCTGAACGGGCTCAACGACATCGCGCGGGGCCGCGGCCAGTCGCTCGCCCAGCTCGCCATCGCGTGGGTGCTGCGCGACAGCCGGATGACCTCGGCGCTGATCGGCGCGTCGAGCGTGCAACAGCTGGAGGAGAACGTGGCCGCCCTCGCGGGCCCGGCGCTGACCGCCGACGAGCTGAAGGAGATCGACGCCTTCGCCGTGGACACGGCGGGCACGAACATCTGGGCCGGTCGCAGCTGA